AATATTGGTTTCATTTCTAAATTTCCAAATCGCATTGATAATTTGCAAGGTATTGGGTTTCATTAAAATGAAATACGGCATTGAAGTCATCATCATAGCATGTAAAGTTAAGGCTTCACTCTCCACCACTTTAATGAATTCGTTCAAATCACCACTTTCAAAAACAGCAATTAGTTTGTCTAAGTTTTCATGTGCCTGTTCGAAACGTCTTTCGGCATATGGATGGTTGTGCATTAAATCATGACCTACGGTGCTCGAAACTTGTTTTTCGCCTTTATCTACTAGTAAAATTGTGTCTTGGTGATTCTTGAAGTTATCGTGTATCTTATTTGGAAATTCAACTCCAAATAAATCAGAACTCCCTTGAATATTGGCTTGATTTCCCCAAACAACTACTTTTCCTTTTACACTTCGACAAGCACTTCCTGATCCCAATCTGGCAAGGAATGACGCTTTTTGATAAAAGTATTCTTCAGTCATTGCTGGATTTAGTACTTTTTCTAAACTCATTAAATTCATTGCCAAAGCTGCCATTCCAGATGCCGACGAAGCGATTCCAGAACTATGCGGAAACGTATTTTGAGTGTCAATTGTAAAATGATACGATTTCAAAAATGGAAGGTAAACTTCTATTCGTTCCAAGAACTTTTGAATTTTTGGTTTGAAATCTTCTTTTGGTTTTCCTTCAAATAGCAAATCGAAAGAAAAGGTGTCTTGGTTTTCTTTTTTGGCGAAAGCTAATTTGGTAATCGTTTTACAGTTGTTCAAAGTAAAACTCACCGATGGATTAGCCGGAATCTGATTGTCCTTTTTTCCCCAATATTTTACTAGCGCAATGTTACTGGGTGCACTCCATTGAAAATTACCGCTTTCTATAGTATGAGAATATTTTGTAGGTATAAAATCGTTTGTTGTCAACATGAATTGTAAAATTTTGACAAAGATACTTTTTTTGCTTTATAGGTTTATTCGTTTAATTGATTTAATCATTAGAAAGTTTTAAGTAAATTTGGCTCACATTAGAAAAACGTAAAAATGAATAAACTTACTAAAATACTTACTATAGTTGTCACCTGTCTTGCTATTGGTTATTTGTCTGGAACTGTCACTCGTGCTAGTATTTTGACTTGGTATCCTACATTAGTAAAACCCAGTTTTAATCCGCCCAATTGGATTTTTGCTCCGGTGTGGAGTATGCTTTATATTATGATGGGTATTGCCGCAGGGCTAGTTTGGGATCGAATTGATTTTGAAAAAGAGTTAGTAAAAAAGGCTTTAGTTCTTTTTGCAATTCAGTTGGGATTAAATGCTTTGTGGTCGTATTTATTCTTTGGTCTACACAACCCAATGTTAGCAGGGATTGAGATTATTTTGTTATGGTTAATGATATTTGAAACCTATACTCAATTTGCTAAAATCAATAAAATAGCGGGTTATTTATTTATACCGTATTTGGCTTGGGTCAGTTTTGCAATGGTGTTGAATGCAAGTATTTGGTGGTTGAATAGATAAGTTAGTCGAAAGATAAAAGTCGTAAAGTCAAAAAGTCTCAGTATTGAAGACTTTAGTTGGAAATTAAACGATTCCGTTGCCAATAAATATTAACTATAGTTTTTTGAATTCGATATTTTTGGTAAATAAAAAATCCATTACGCTTAATGCATTATTAGTTTCTGCAATTGTTTTAGATTTTGGGTCTGCTTCACAGAATTGAAGGAACAGTTCTATTTCATTGGGTTGTAGTTTTAAGGTTTCTAGAAAATAGTTCTGATCACAAGTTGTATTAACTAAGTCTTTGAATTTTATTTTTGGCACCTCTTTTTTTTGAGGTTCTTTTTCTTTTGCCAAAAGACCAAAAAGCATACCTCCAATTCGCATGAAATTAGCCTCGTTTTCAATTGTTCCAGTGTTCACTCCAATTACTTTAATGGAGCTGGTAGCTTTTTCTAAAGCGTATTCATCTAATTTTTTTTGCTCGTAATTGGCATCTGAACTTAAATGAATTGAAGGCATATTTGTAATTACCACTTCATTTAGCTCTTCTGCTTTTAAAAGCAAATCAATAATTAATTCGCCATTTGTAAATAGTTTAGGGTTTATGGTAAGTTTTTTTAATTGATGTTCTTTCGATATAAATACAAGAACATCATTCGTTTTTGCGACAATTGAAAATTCACCGTTTGGATCAGAAACAGTAATAATTTTTGAATTTGCATTAATTACTTCCACTTTTGGAACAGCATAATTATTAAATACGACTTTGCCTTTGATTGTTTGTGAGAAGCTAAATTGAGAAGTGAATAAAATTAGGGTACTGAGTAGCTTTACTTTCATAGGTTTCGAATGGAATAACTTGATAGTAAAATTATTAGATTCGTCTTAATGAAAACTTAGCAAAGGTGTAATTTCTTGTTAATTAATGGTTTGTAAAATGTTTTTTATATGGCATTTGCCAATATAAACCCACTTGTCCATGCATTTTGGAAGTTAAATCCTCCTGTAATGGCATCAATATTTACAATTTCTCCAGCAAAATAAAGATTTTCATGTAATTTGCTTTCCATAGTTTTGAAGTTGATTTCTTTTAAGTCAATTCCGCCAGCAGTTACAAACTCTTCTTTAAAAGTGCTTTTTCCATTGACTTGAAAAGTTCCATTGGTCAATTGATTGGCTAAGTTTTGCAATTGAGTTTTTGATAAATCAGCCCATTTTGTAGTACCGAGCGTAGTCGAGGTATCAATTCCTGAGGAAAGAACTAAACTTTCCCATAAACGGTTGGGGAAGTCAAATGGTGATTTCTTAGAGACCGCTTTTTTTGCGTGTTCTTGTTTTAATTCCTTTAATTTTTTCTCTGCATCAGTAGCGTCAACATCATTCAGCCAATTCACGAATATGGTGAACTGGTAATTTTTGTCATGTAGTATTCGGGCACCCCAAGCGGATAGTTTTAAAACTGCTGGTCCACTCATTCCCCAGTGCGTAATCAATAGAGGACCTGTCGATTCGAGTTTGCTGTCTTTTACTTTTACTGTTGCTAATGCAGCAACTCCGGGTAATTCCTTGATTCGTGAATCCTTGATGTTAAAAGTGAATAGGGAAGGGACTGGGCTTACAATGGCGTGACCATACGTTTGTAGCATTTCCCATATTTTAGGATTGCTTCCGGTGGCAAGAATTAATTTCTCCGCAATGTAATTCTCGCTTTGCGTTTCTATTTTCCAAATATTTTCTTTTTTGAAAATAGATTGTACACTTTGTCCTGTCAAGACTTTTATGCCTAGTTTTTGTGTTGCGGTTAAAAAACAATCAATTATGGATTGTGAGGAGTTAGAAACGGGAAACATTCTTCCATCATCTTCCATTTTTAATTCTACGCCATGTTTTTCAAACCATTCAATTGTATCTCCAGAACAAAACTGATGGAAGGGACCGCGCAGTTCCTTTTCTCCACGAGGGTAAAATTTCACCAATTCATTAGGTTCAAAACAAGCATGCGTTACATTACATCTTCCTCCGCCCGAAATGCGTACTTTTTGCAATACTTCTGCTCCACGTTCTAGGATGGCGACTTTGAGTTTTGGGTTTTTCTCAACGATGTTAATGGCAGTAAAAAAGCCTGCTGCACCACCACCTACTATTATTATATCAAAATCTTGATTCATATTTTTGTTGTTTTTGCTTAAAGCAAAATTTATAATCTATCGGGAAAATCAGATATGATTCCGTCTACTTGATATGTTTTTATTCTTTTTATGTCTTCAGTTTCATTTACCGTCCAAGGGAATACTTGAAATCCTTTTTCTTGTAATTGGGCCGTATTTTCTTTGTTTAACAAATGAAAATAAGGATGAATGGATTTTGCTTGGATAACTTTGGCGAAAGCCAATGCCAGATCCAAATCCGTTTCTGTTATAACCCCAATAGGAATTAGTGCGTTTGCAGCAGCCACTTTTTGTAAAGCGTTCCAATCAAAACTAGAAACCAAAAATTGACTGTATATCCAGTTTTTTTCTGAAACGTATTTTTCAATTAGATCCACTACTTTATCTGCAGTTTCAAAACTTTTTAACTCAATATTGATGTCACATTTTTGATCAATCAAGTTTAGAACTTCTGATAAAGTTGGAATATGATGTTCTTTTTCTATGAGAAAACGTTTTAATTCAAGCAATGAAAACTGTTTTACAAAACCTTTACCATTGGTTGTTCTATCGATTGTTTCATCGTGAATAACCATTAATTCATTATCTACACTTAAATGAACGTCAAGCTCAATTCGATTAGCATGAAGGTCGATGGCTTTTTGAAAACCTATTAAGGTATTCTCGGGTTTATGCCCTTTTGCACCTCGATGCCCAATTTTTAACATGGTATAGATTTTTTACAAAGGTAGCTAAAATAAAAAAGCACAAACCGTGTTTGGATTGTGCTTTTCATATTTTATGGGACTGTTTATTTTTCTAATAGAATAATATCAAATGGAGAATCGATGGTCACCTTACCATTTGTTACTGTAGTTTCTTTTCCAGAATAGGCATCTTTTAATTTTGTTCCATTAGCAAAAATAGTTCCTACTGAAAGTTCTTTTTTGCCTATTGGTAAATCCAGTCCAATAACTACTTTATCAGTGTAATTCCCTTTAGAATACGTTCTTGAAAAAGTATAAGGTTGCGCAGAAATTTCTTGGTGAACTCCAGCTCCAATTGCGGGATGATTTTTTCTAAACTGTCCTAGTTTTTGCCAGTGTAAAAGTGCTTTTTGCGTATCAGAATTTGTTGTTATATCGTCCCAATTCATCATGGATCGCAAGGTGGCATCGCCTTCTGTACCTTCGACAATTAAAGAACGCGCTGACTCGTCTCCGTAATACACTTGTGCAAGTCCTGGAGAAAGCAATAATTTTGTTGCAGTTTCTTTGTTTTTGGTTCTTGCCGCATCAAAAGGGCCTCCATCATCATGTGAAGACAAATAGTTTAAAACACTATATCCTTTTAATTCTCCGTTTAAGATTTTAGAATATTTAGAGAATATAAATTCATAGTCTTTTTGTGCATCCCATTTGAATTCGAAATTGATCATGTTGTTAAATCCGTTTTCGTAATAGTTTACTTTTTTATCTCCAAAATCAAAATATTTACCTGCACTAATGTTGTAATTGTAGACTTCGGCAATGGTGTAAAAAGAGTTGTTATCTAGTACTTTCGTAGGATTGTTTTTTTTCCAAGTTGCAAATGCATAATTACATTGTGTTTTAAAATCGGACCAAACACTTTCATTAGTATGTTTAACCGTATCTGCTCTATAACCATCAATTCCGTATTCAGCGATATAATCGGTTAGCCATTTTATGATATAATTTTTTGGGGTTCTAGGGTATCCCGTTCTTTTGAAAAATGCATCCAATGAAGTGACTTCTTTTTCATAACGCCCTTCTTTTTTCCATTTTTCGATTAAAAAAGGAGGAAGTGTAACTTCTTGATTGCTTTCGGTTTTTACATCGGGAAGGTTTTTTACTAAGGTACAAACGGTTGTAGTTTCAAAGGATTTATAATCACATTGTGGTCCTGTTCGCACCCAATCCGAAGGCCAAATAGTGTCATCATTTGTTACTGGTCCAGTGTGGTTTATCACGCCATCTAGAATAATACGAATGCCATGTGCATGTGCTTTTTGAACCAAAGCGGCCAAATCTTTT
The Flavobacterium sp. WC2421 genome window above contains:
- a CDS encoding NAD(P)/FAD-dependent oxidoreductase — its product is MNQDFDIIIVGGGAAGFFTAINIVEKNPKLKVAILERGAEVLQKVRISGGGRCNVTHACFEPNELVKFYPRGEKELRGPFHQFCSGDTIEWFEKHGVELKMEDDGRMFPVSNSSQSIIDCFLTATQKLGIKVLTGQSVQSIFKKENIWKIETQSENYIAEKLILATGSNPKIWEMLQTYGHAIVSPVPSLFTFNIKDSRIKELPGVAALATVKVKDSKLESTGPLLITHWGMSGPAVLKLSAWGARILHDKNYQFTIFVNWLNDVDATDAEKKLKELKQEHAKKAVSKKSPFDFPNRLWESLVLSSGIDTSTTLGTTKWADLSKTQLQNLANQLTNGTFQVNGKSTFKEEFVTAGGIDLKEINFKTMESKLHENLYFAGEIVNIDAITGGFNFQNAWTSGFILANAI
- a CDS encoding diphosphomevalonate/mevalonate 3,5-bisphosphate decarboxylase family protein, with the protein product MLTTNDFIPTKYSHTIESGNFQWSAPSNIALVKYWGKKDNQIPANPSVSFTLNNCKTITKLAFAKKENQDTFSFDLLFEGKPKEDFKPKIQKFLERIEVYLPFLKSYHFTIDTQNTFPHSSGIASSASGMAALAMNLMSLEKVLNPAMTEEYFYQKASFLARLGSGSACRSVKGKVVVWGNQANIQGSSDLFGVEFPNKIHDNFKNHQDTILLVDKGEKQVSSTVGHDLMHNHPYAERRFEQAHENLDKLIAVFESGDLNEFIKVVESEALTLHAMMMTSMPYFILMKPNTLQIINAIWKFRNETNIPVCFTLDAGANVHVLYPENVSETVLQFIKDELVGFCQNGQYLCDEIGIGAVLN
- a CDS encoding alpha-amylase family glycosyl hydrolase; the protein is MKKNTALILLFTTAFFASCSSTKTIKKNNSISETPFVWESASVYFLLTDRFNNGDKSNDLNFNRNKTAGKLRGFKGGDILGISKKIDEGYFDKLGINAIWFTPIVEQIHDAVDEGTGLSYGFHGYWARDWTALDPNFGTKKDLAALVQKAHAHGIRIILDGVINHTGPVTNDDTIWPSDWVRTGPQCDYKSFETTTVCTLVKNLPDVKTESNQEVTLPPFLIEKWKKEGRYEKEVTSLDAFFKRTGYPRTPKNYIIKWLTDYIAEYGIDGYRADTVKHTNESVWSDFKTQCNYAFATWKKNNPTKVLDNNSFYTIAEVYNYNISAGKYFDFGDKKVNYYENGFNNMINFEFKWDAQKDYEFIFSKYSKILNGELKGYSVLNYLSSHDDGGPFDAARTKNKETATKLLLSPGLAQVYYGDESARSLIVEGTEGDATLRSMMNWDDITTNSDTQKALLHWQKLGQFRKNHPAIGAGVHQEISAQPYTFSRTYSKGNYTDKVVIGLDLPIGKKELSVGTIFANGTKLKDAYSGKETTVTNGKVTIDSPFDIILLEK
- a CDS encoding TspO/MBR family protein, producing the protein MNKLTKILTIVVTCLAIGYLSGTVTRASILTWYPTLVKPSFNPPNWIFAPVWSMLYIMMGIAAGLVWDRIDFEKELVKKALVLFAIQLGLNALWSYLFFGLHNPMLAGIEIILLWLMIFETYTQFAKINKIAGYLFIPYLAWVSFAMVLNASIWWLNR
- a CDS encoding glycerophosphodiester phosphodiesterase yields the protein MLKIGHRGAKGHKPENTLIGFQKAIDLHANRIELDVHLSVDNELMVIHDETIDRTTNGKGFVKQFSLLELKRFLIEKEHHIPTLSEVLNLIDQKCDINIELKSFETADKVVDLIEKYVSEKNWIYSQFLVSSFDWNALQKVAAANALIPIGVITETDLDLALAFAKVIQAKSIHPYFHLLNKENTAQLQEKGFQVFPWTVNETEDIKRIKTYQVDGIISDFPDRL